The following are from one region of the Roseobacter fucihabitans genome:
- a CDS encoding BMP family protein, which yields MTTHNRINRRRFMTTTAGSALMISALGTSRAFAADPIKTAGIYTVPVEQQWVSRIHKAALTAQERGDIDYTFSENVSNTDYARVLREYAEAGNTLIIGEVFGAEQEAREVAAEYPNVAFLMGSSFKEDAALPNFAVFDNYIQDASYLSGLIAGSMTTSGNIGMVGGFPIPEVNRLMHAFMAGALEVNPDISFQVSFIGSWFDPPKAKETAFAMIENGADVLYAERFGVSDAAKEQGILAIGNVIDTQSDYPDTVVASAIWHFEPTLDKAIAEVQAGTFTAADYGVYSFMKEGGTSLAPLGTFEGKVPAEVMALVAKRTEEIKSGAFTVTINDEEPKSS from the coding sequence ATGACGACACATAACCGTATCAATCGCCGCCGCTTCATGACCACCACTGCGGGGTCCGCGCTGATGATCAGCGCACTGGGTACATCGCGCGCCTTTGCCGCCGATCCGATCAAGACCGCCGGTATTTACACCGTACCGGTCGAACAACAATGGGTCAGCCGCATCCACAAGGCCGCCCTGACCGCGCAGGAACGCGGTGATATTGACTACACCTTCTCCGAAAACGTCTCCAACACGGATTACGCGCGGGTGCTGCGCGAATATGCCGAGGCCGGTAACACGCTGATCATCGGTGAGGTGTTTGGGGCCGAGCAGGAAGCGCGCGAGGTTGCCGCCGAATACCCCAACGTGGCTTTCCTCATGGGCTCGAGCTTCAAGGAAGACGCAGCCCTGCCGAATTTCGCGGTGTTTGACAATTATATCCAGGACGCTTCTTACTTATCAGGCCTCATTGCGGGCTCCATGACCACGAGCGGCAATATCGGCATGGTCGGTGGCTTCCCGATCCCCGAAGTGAACCGGCTGATGCACGCCTTCATGGCGGGCGCGCTGGAAGTGAACCCCGACATCTCGTTTCAGGTCAGCTTCATCGGCAGCTGGTTTGATCCGCCCAAAGCCAAGGAAACCGCCTTTGCGATGATCGAAAACGGTGCGGACGTGCTTTATGCGGAACGGTTCGGCGTATCGGATGCCGCCAAAGAGCAAGGCATTCTGGCCATCGGCAACGTCATTGATACGCAAAGCGATTATCCCGATACGGTCGTCGCCTCCGCCATCTGGCATTTTGAACCCACGTTGGACAAAGCCATAGCCGAAGTGCAGGCGGGTACCTTCACAGCGGCGGATTATGGCGTATATTCCTTCATGAAGGAAGGCGGCACATCGCTTGCACCGCTCGGCACATTTGAGGGCAAGGTCCCCGCGGAGGTGATGGCGCTTGTGGCCAAACGCACCGAGGAAATCAAATCCGGTGCTTTCACGGTCACGATCAACGACGAAGAACCCAAATCGTCCTGA
- a CDS encoding gamma-glutamyltransferase family protein → MQLRSNHHYPSRRSPVAADNMVATSHPLATQAGLSMLARGGNAVDAALAAAITLTVVEPSGNGIGSDAFAILWDGQELHGLNASGRSPAGWTPERFAAHTDMPFRGWESVTVPGAVSAWVDLSERFGKLDFAMLFEPAIRYAENGFPVSPIIATLWARAAEQLGDQPGFAETFLPKGRAPRAGEYFTSPGYARSLRLIAETKGRAFYHGEIAEKIVAFAQKHDAALSMDDMAGHQNDWCGTISKSFDDVTLHEIPPNGQGIAALMGLGILGQTDIRDMDADDPRAMHLQIEAMKLALRDAEAYVADLDHMANITVEDMLDDGYLAARAREIDPNRAINFGAGAPKQGGTVYLTAADASGMMVSFIQSNYAGFGSGVVVPGTGVSLQNRGAGFVLDPSHQNCVAPRKRPFHTIIPGFLMGSDGPLMSFGVMGGPMQAQGHVQMVLRTQLFGQDPQMAVDAPRWRVTDGLGVACETSLPVATLEALRALGHDLSLEPPDNAFGFGGAQLIARLPGRGYVAGSDPRKDGAAIGF, encoded by the coding sequence ATGCAGCTTCGCTCAAACCACCATTACCCTTCGCGCCGATCTCCCGTGGCAGCCGATAATATGGTCGCAACCTCGCACCCTTTGGCGACTCAGGCCGGGCTGTCAATGCTGGCGCGCGGTGGCAATGCGGTGGATGCGGCCCTGGCCGCCGCGATCACACTCACGGTGGTCGAGCCTTCGGGCAATGGCATAGGCTCGGACGCATTCGCGATTCTATGGGATGGTCAGGAATTGCACGGGTTGAACGCCTCGGGCCGCTCTCCAGCAGGCTGGACGCCAGAGCGTTTTGCCGCACACACCGACATGCCTTTCAGAGGTTGGGAAAGCGTCACTGTGCCCGGCGCGGTGTCGGCTTGGGTGGATCTTTCCGAGCGTTTCGGCAAGCTGGATTTCGCGATGCTTTTCGAGCCCGCAATCCGCTATGCGGAAAACGGCTTTCCGGTCTCCCCCATCATTGCCACGCTTTGGGCGCGCGCCGCGGAACAGTTGGGCGATCAGCCCGGATTTGCCGAAACCTTCCTGCCCAAGGGACGCGCCCCGCGCGCAGGTGAATACTTTACCAGCCCCGGATACGCGCGCAGCCTGCGATTGATCGCCGAAACCAAGGGACGTGCCTTTTATCACGGTGAAATCGCCGAAAAGATCGTCGCTTTCGCGCAAAAGCATGATGCCGCTTTGAGCATGGATGATATGGCCGGGCATCAAAACGATTGGTGCGGCACGATCTCGAAATCCTTCGATGATGTGACCCTGCATGAAATTCCTCCAAACGGACAGGGGATCGCGGCGCTCATGGGTCTGGGTATCCTCGGCCAGACCGATATCCGGGACATGGACGCGGATGATCCACGCGCGATGCACTTGCAGATTGAGGCGATGAAACTGGCGCTGCGCGATGCTGAGGCCTATGTCGCCGACCTTGATCATATGGCGAACATCACCGTCGAGGATATGCTCGATGACGGCTATCTGGCCGCGCGGGCGCGTGAGATTGACCCCAATCGCGCAATCAACTTTGGGGCGGGCGCACCGAAACAGGGCGGAACGGTTTACCTCACGGCGGCGGATGCCTCAGGTATGATGGTGTCGTTTATCCAATCCAACTACGCGGGCTTCGGCTCGGGCGTGGTGGTCCCCGGCACGGGTGTGTCGTTGCAAAACCGTGGCGCGGGCTTTGTGCTGGACCCGAGCCATCAAAACTGCGTCGCACCGCGCAAACGCCCGTTTCACACGATCATCCCCGGCTTTCTGATGGGGTCGGACGGGCCCTTGATGAGTTTCGGCGTCATGGGCGGCCCGATGCAAGCGCAGGGACATGTTCAGATGGTGCTGCGCACGCAGCTTTTCGGGCAAGACCCGCAGATGGCCGTGGATGCGCCGCGCTGGCGCGTCACCGATGGGTTGGGCGTGGCCTGCGAGACGAGCCTGCCGGTGGCAACGCTGGAGGCCCTGCGCGCGCTGGGGCATGATCTGTCGCTCGAGCCACCGGACAACGCTTTCGGCTTTGGCGGTGCGCAATTGATCGCGCGCCTGCCCGGACGCGGCTATGTCGCCGGATCGGACCCGCGCAAGGATGGGGCGGCAATCGGCTTCTGA
- a CDS encoding ABC transporter permease, translating into MRLEPIANPTLPRRLGLPALAIVATVVIASLLAMIAGGNPFSVLGLILDGAFGSKFAILETLNRATPLIFTGLAAAVAFRAKFWNIGAEAQLYAGALITVVLGTGLLAWPSPLLLPLLALSAVIAGAILLLIPALLKTRFGVDEVVTTLLFNFIFLLFISMLLEGPLKDPMGMGWPKSARVLPEARLPRIVEGLRLHWGFGLAILSAIAIWVIQTRTTLGYEMRAVGNNPEAARFAGIPVNAVLMKTALLSGGLAALAGFSEVAGLKGSLTLDLSPGFGYTGIIVAMLALLNPIGVIFAALFVAGIFVGADSMSRAANVPTYLADIMLATALLLMVLAIMLSRFRVVRD; encoded by the coding sequence ATGCGTCTTGAACCCATCGCCAACCCCACATTGCCACGCCGCCTAGGCCTGCCCGCGCTCGCCATCGTCGCCACCGTGGTGATCGCATCGCTGCTGGCCATGATCGCCGGGGGCAATCCATTTTCTGTCCTTGGCCTCATCCTTGACGGTGCTTTCGGCTCCAAATTCGCGATCCTCGAAACGCTTAACCGCGCAACCCCGCTGATTTTCACCGGTCTGGCCGCCGCCGTCGCCTTTCGCGCCAAATTCTGGAACATCGGGGCCGAGGCGCAACTCTATGCGGGCGCTCTGATCACCGTGGTTCTGGGCACCGGGCTGCTCGCCTGGCCCAGCCCGCTCCTGCTCCCGCTGCTTGCGCTCAGTGCCGTGATAGCGGGCGCCATACTGCTCCTCATCCCGGCCCTGCTGAAAACCCGCTTCGGCGTGGATGAGGTCGTCACGACCTTGCTGTTCAATTTCATCTTCCTGCTCTTCATCTCGATGCTGCTCGAAGGCCCGCTCAAGGATCCGATGGGCATGGGCTGGCCCAAATCCGCCCGCGTGTTGCCCGAGGCGCGCCTGCCCCGCATCGTCGAAGGGCTGCGCCTTCACTGGGGCTTTGGTCTCGCGATCCTATCGGCGATCGCCATCTGGGTCATCCAGACCCGCACCACTCTGGGCTATGAGATGCGCGCTGTTGGCAACAATCCCGAAGCCGCGCGTTTTGCCGGTATCCCGGTCAATGCTGTGCTGATGAAAACCGCGCTGCTCTCGGGCGGGCTTGCGGCACTCGCAGGGTTTTCCGAGGTCGCGGGGCTCAAGGGCAGCCTCACCCTCGATCTGTCGCCGGGCTTTGGATATACGGGCATCATCGTGGCCATGCTGGCGCTGCTCAATCCCATTGGCGTCATCTTCGCTGCGCTCTTTGTGGCGGGCATTTTCGTGGGTGCGGACAGTATGAGCCGGGCCGCAAATGTGCCGACCTATCTGGCGGATATCATGCTGGCCACCGCCCTTCTCCTGATGGTGCTGGCGATCATGCTGAGCCGGTTTCGCGTGGTGAGGGACTGA
- a CDS encoding ABC transporter ATP-binding protein — MERDAVLRLNGITKRFGKLVANDAISLTLNRGEVVALLGENGAGKTTLMNILFGQYTADAGSVEVFGDTLPPGNPRAAIDAGVGMVHQHFTLAGNMSVLENITLGVQPLFALRSGTSAARARILDLSERFQLKIDPDARVATLSVGERQRVEILKALYRDVKILILDEPTAVLTPQETDDLFATLRKAIGNGLSIIFISHKLHEVMAISNRAVVLRHGKLVGEVATKATDPKAMSAMMMGTSTAPPQIAPATPGAVLMHMDRVSTPDIGNAPGLKSVSLSLRAGQITGLAGVSGNGQAALADLVGGMTRPASGTLTLNGEQPPRWSARDAVAKGVARIPEDRHKTGTIADFDLTENAILERYNTSDFSAFGWLNWRAARLYANGIINKYDVRCPGADTRIRLLSGGNMQKLILGRVLEAAPQIILANQPVRGLDIGAVNYVHSQLLAARDHGAAVLLISEDLDEIMALCDVIHVIADGRLSPEFARGEMTPPELGIWMAGQGFEETAHAS; from the coding sequence ATGGAACGGGACGCGGTTCTGCGCCTGAACGGCATAACCAAGAGGTTCGGCAAGCTGGTGGCGAATGACGCGATCAGCTTGACCCTGAACCGGGGTGAGGTCGTCGCCCTTCTTGGCGAAAACGGCGCGGGCAAGACCACATTGATGAACATCCTGTTCGGCCAATATACGGCGGACGCCGGGAGCGTGGAGGTGTTTGGCGACACCTTGCCACCGGGCAATCCGCGTGCGGCGATCGATGCCGGTGTGGGCATGGTGCATCAGCATTTCACGCTGGCCGGGAACATGAGCGTGCTGGAAAATATCACGCTGGGGGTGCAGCCGCTCTTTGCGCTGCGTTCCGGTACATCGGCGGCGCGGGCACGCATTCTCGATCTGTCGGAACGGTTCCAACTCAAGATAGACCCGGATGCGCGCGTCGCCACCCTGTCGGTGGGAGAACGTCAACGGGTCGAGATTCTCAAGGCGCTCTACCGCGATGTGAAAATCCTGATCCTCGATGAACCCACCGCCGTTTTGACACCGCAGGAAACCGATGATCTTTTCGCGACCCTGCGCAAGGCTATCGGCAACGGGCTGTCGATCATTTTCATCTCCCACAAGCTGCATGAGGTCATGGCGATTTCGAACCGCGCGGTGGTGTTGCGCCATGGCAAACTCGTCGGCGAGGTCGCCACCAAGGCCACCGATCCAAAGGCGATGTCCGCGATGATGATGGGGACTAGCACCGCGCCCCCGCAGATCGCGCCCGCGACCCCAGGTGCCGTTTTGATGCATATGGACCGGGTGAGCACGCCCGATATCGGCAACGCGCCGGGGTTAAAATCCGTCTCTCTCTCCTTGCGCGCGGGTCAGATCACGGGGCTTGCGGGCGTGTCCGGCAATGGGCAGGCGGCGCTGGCCGATCTGGTCGGCGGGATGACCCGCCCGGCATCCGGCACATTGACGTTGAACGGGGAACAACCGCCCCGCTGGAGCGCGCGGGACGCGGTGGCCAAAGGTGTGGCGCGCATCCCCGAAGACCGGCACAAGACCGGCACCATCGCAGATTTCGACCTGACCGAAAACGCGATACTGGAACGGTATAATACCTCCGATTTCAGCGCATTCGGCTGGCTCAACTGGCGCGCTGCGCGTCTCTATGCCAATGGAATCATTAATAAATACGACGTGCGCTGCCCCGGTGCGGACACCCGTATCCGCCTGCTGTCAGGTGGCAATATGCAAAAACTGATCCTGGGTCGCGTGTTGGAGGCCGCACCGCAGATCATCCTGGCCAATCAACCCGTGCGCGGCCTTGATATCGGGGCCGTCAACTATGTGCACAGCCAGCTTCTGGCCGCGCGTGATCATGGCGCGGCGGTCCTGCTTATCTCGGAAGACCTCGATGAAATCATGGCGCTTTGCGATGTGATCCATGTGATTGCTGATGGGCGCTTGTCGCCCGAATTTGCGCGTGGCGAGATGACCCCGCCCGAATTGGGCATCTGGATGGCCGGCCAAGGGTTCGAGGAGACCGCCCATGCGTCTTGA